A section of the Harmonia axyridis chromosome 2, icHarAxyr1.1, whole genome shotgun sequence genome encodes:
- the LOC123672124 gene encoding myophilin, which produces MANNRATKSGFAAEAQRKVNAKYSEELAHESLEWISMVAENPINTAGDMDNFYEVLKDGQILCNLINSIKPGTIKRINKSAMAFKCMENINAFLDAARELGVPAQETFQTVDLWERQNLNSVVICLQSLGRKAGNYGKPSIGPKEAEKQERQWSEEKLKAGQTIIGLQMGSNKGANQSGINFGNTRHM; this is translated from the exons ATGGCCAACAACAGAGCAACCAAAAGTGGATTTGCAGCCGAGGCTCAGAGGAAG GTCAACGCTAAATACAGCGAAGAATTGGCGCACGAAAGTTTAGAATGGATTTCGATGGTGGCAGAAAATCCAATCAACACTGCAGGTGACATGGACAACTTTTATGAAGTCCTCAAGGATGGACAAATACTTTGCAA tctCATCAACAGCATCAAACCTGGTACAATCAAGAGGATAAATAAAAGTGCCATGGCCTTTAAATGTATGGAAAACATAAATGCATTTTTGGACGCAGCAAGAGAATTAGGAGTACCTGCTCAAGAAACATTCCAAACAGTTGATCTTTGGGAGAGACAAAATCTTAATTCTGTTGTAATATGTTTGCAATCATTGGGAAGGAAG GCCGGAAATTATGGTAAACCTAGTATTGGACCAAAAGAAGCAGAAAAACAAGAGAGACAATGGTCAGAAGAAAAGCTTAAGGCTGGTCAAACAATTATCGGTCTACAAATGGGAAGCAACAAAGGTGccaatcaatctgggatcaattTTGGAAACACCAGGCAtatgtga